The following are from one region of the Edwardsiella tarda ATCC 15947 = NBRC 105688 genome:
- a CDS encoding phage tail protein I, translating into MSDSLLPPSAGEFMRCIERAETGIEQIPVPLNTLWDPDHCPAPLLPYLAWARSVNRWDKNWPEQTKRAVIRASWKIHRHKGTIYALRQAVEPFGYLLKVNEWWQTGGPRGTFSLEIGIQEQGITDETRRELERLIDDAKPRSRHLTGIALSLQSTGTITIGAGHFYGDTLTVYPYLPEVITAGGNSNTGAIVHLIDTMELYHGE; encoded by the coding sequence ATGAGTGACAGCTTGCTGCCTCCTTCCGCCGGTGAATTTATGCGCTGTATTGAGCGCGCCGAAACCGGCATTGAGCAGATCCCTGTGCCACTCAACACATTATGGGATCCTGACCATTGTCCCGCCCCGCTTCTGCCCTACCTGGCCTGGGCGCGTTCAGTCAACCGCTGGGATAAAAACTGGCCAGAGCAGACCAAGCGTGCCGTGATCCGCGCCTCCTGGAAAATACATCGGCACAAGGGAACCATCTACGCGCTACGTCAGGCTGTAGAGCCGTTTGGCTATTTACTGAAGGTTAACGAGTGGTGGCAAACAGGCGGGCCGCGAGGCACGTTCAGCCTAGAGATTGGGATACAGGAGCAGGGGATCACCGACGAGACCCGTCGCGAGCTAGAGCGCCTGATTGACGATGCCAAACCACGCAGCCGCCACCTAACCGGGATCGCGCTCTCTCTTCAGTCTACGGGCACCATCACGATCGGTGCTGGCCATTTCTACGGAGACACGCTGACCGTTTACCCTTACCTGCCAGAAGTTATTACAGCGGGTGGGAACAGCAATACGGGCGCTATCGTTCACTTAATTGACACCATGGAGCTTTATCATGGCGAGTAA